The sequence TCGAGCGATTCGGCGTACGGCATCATCGCCGCCACCGACGCCTCCCGCCGGTCGAGTGCGAAAAGCGTCGCCCCGTAGGCGTACGCGGGCGTCTCGAACAGCGATCCGGTCATGTCGGCGGCGGCCGACCGTGCTCCCGCGAGCACGCCCTCGATGTCGACGCCGGCTATCGCTGGCACCGCGAGCCCGACGGTCGAGAGCGCCGAGAATCGGCCCGGGACGCCCGTTGGAACGTCGAGGGCCGGGAGATCGTATTCCTCGGCGAGGTCGCGGAGATTGCCCGACGGTCCGGTCGTGACCAGCGTCCGCTCGGTCCAGTCGACGCCTGCCGCGGCCATCTCTTCTCGGACGACGAGGAAATTGGCCAGGGTTTCCGCGGTGGTCCCCGACCGCGAGACGACGTTGACGGCGGTCTCGGCCAGCGGGAGTTCGTCGAGCAACGACCGGAGGTGGGCCGGGTCGACGTTGTCGAGGAAGTAGGTCTCCGTGTCGTCACCCAGCGCGGTTGCGAGCGTGGCCGCACCCAGTGCACTGCCGCCGATGCCGACGGTAAGAACTGCGGTCGCGTCGGCGAACGGTGCGACGGCAGCGCGGATGGCGTCCGGGTCGGTGGTCTCGGGGAGGTTCAGGGACGCGTAGCCGAACGCGTCCTCCTCGCGGCCGTTTTGGATGGTCTCGTGCGCTGTGGCGACCCGGTCGTCGAGGCGGTCGAGGGCCTCGCGCGGAACGCCGACGGGCGAGGTCTCGGCGAGTGCGTTTGCGATGTCGACGCGCATACGGGTACCGGGGCCGCCCTGCTATAGGGTGTTCCGCTTCGTCGCGAACGTAACCCGGAAAACCCACAGCGGCCTATCCCGAGGCGATGAGTGAAAAGACGGGGACGTTCCTCGTGACGGCCGCGGACGCGGACAGCGTCGTCCTCTCGGACGTGACGGACGGACAGGTTCACACGCTCGCGGAGAATCCGGGGCTGGAACGAGAGCAGGTCGTCGAGGCGACGATCGCGGTCGTCCAGCCGATGGAGGCCGTCTGGACCGTCGAGGACCTCCGCGAGACCCGCGACGTCGAGGTGGCTGTGAGCGACGAACGCCCGACGAAGGCCAGCCGTGATCTGGCCGCGACAATGGAGGACGGTGACCTGGAGACACGCGAGCGGGCCGGATCCGGCGTCATCCACGTCATCGTCGTCCCCGAGAATCTCACCGAAACCGCGGTCGAAGACGTTCTCGACGACGAGGGCACTTTGCGATTTGCTGCACGGCACGCGGCCAGGCGCGTGGAGATACGGTCTGAACCGGGGGTCGTAACGGTCAGATACCTCCCCTAGGGTCGATCACGCGTCTCGAGTGCCGTCTCGATCGACTCGATCAGGTTCTGGACGCGCGGAACGCCAACGATTGCCGCGATGATCGCGCCAACCGCGTCGAAGAGGAGATCGAGGATCGTGTCCCTGACGCCGTACTGGATGAGTACCGCATCCTGGCCCGTTAGCCGCGCCAGTTCCCGGGCAAAGAATTCGAGCAATTCCCAGACGACGCCGGTGGCGAGCGTGAAGAGGCCGATGAACGCGTACATGAAATCCGGTGGGAGGTAGATGTCCTCGACGTGCTCGTCGAGCGCTTTCGTCGTCGCGTACCCGACGACGGCAACGATGGCCGCGGAAAGCGTATGGGTGACGTTGTCCCACCACCAGACGCCCCGGTATGGGCCGGTGATGCCCACGGTGTGGGCCAGTATGGCGAACGTGAGAAGGAAGGTGAGCCACGGCCCCAATGTAATCTCGTAGTCACGGTCGAGAACTCCCGGGAGGAACGTGACGAGCAGTCCCACCGTGCCATTGACGACGATGCTCACGTTCGTCGTCCATAGCCCCCAGAGGAGGATGGCGGCGATGATGGCTTGCATACCGCGGACCGCGACACGTTGCAAACGATCGCCCTGTCGGGACACGGGTATCAGTTTGCACGCCCAGAAAATAACCCTCCGGGTCCTTTCCTTTCTGACCAGCGTTAGGCGACATATTTTTAGTGATCTCCCGCCTACGGTCGACAACCATGATGGCGACGACACACGTATTGACGGGGGTCGCACTGGCCGCGGCCGCCGCGTCCGCCGTTCCGGAAGTCTCGGTCGTCGCCGTGGGAGCGGCGGCAGCGGGCGGGCTGTTTCCCGACCTGGACCTCTACGCCGGCCATCGAAAGACCCTCCACTATCCGATCTTCTTCGCCATTGCCTCGCTGATCGCCGTTGCCATCGCCACGGTCGAGCCCACCACACTCACCGTCGCGGGGGCCCTGTTCCTCGCCGCCGCGGCCCTTCACTCGATCATGGACGCCTTCGGCGGCGGCCTGGAACTCCGACCCTGGCTGGGCACGTCCGACCGGGCGGTCTACAGCCACTTCCACCGCCAGTGGATCCCACCTCGCCGCTGGATCCGGTACGACGGGGCGCCCGAGGACCTGGCGCTGGCGACGGTGATGGCCGTCCCCGCCCTGTCGACGTTCGACGGCCCGGTCGCGCTGGGCGTCGTGGCCTTGCTCCTCGTCTCGGCAGGGTACGTCCTCGTTCGCAAGCCGATGGTCCGCATCGCCGAATGGCTCGTCGCCCGCCTGCCGACATCCGTTCGCACGTACATTCCTGCCAGGTTCGTCGATGACCTTCAGTAGCCGAACCACGGAGCCGTGGCCCGAAACCGGGACATAAGAAGCCTTATCCTGCGGCGACCCACACGCGAAACTATATGTCGAAGCTCGAGGTCCCGGATTTCGACCAGAGCCGGTACTCGAACCGCCAGTTGGCGGGTCCGCCGGTCGCCGTCATCGTTCTCGCGCTCCTCGTCATCGGGGCGACGTTCGCGATGACGGGGACTCCCGTCGCCCTGGACACGGAGTTTACCGGCGGGACGGAACTCCGGGTCGTCGCACCGGACGCCGGAACGGCCGTCGACGAGCCGTTCTCGGCCGAGATACAGTCCGTACAGCCGGTGCAGACTGAAGAGAACACGTACATCGTCACGTTCGACAACACCGTCGACCCCGAAACCCAGAAACAACTCGCCGAGGACGCCGGCTTCGAGGTCCCCATGTCCTCGAGTACGTCTCCCACGTTCGGCCAGAGCACCCAGCGGATGGCCCTGATCGGCGTGGGCATCGCGTTTCTCGGGATGAGTCTCGTGGTCTTCGGGCTGTTCCGGACGTTCGTGCCGAGCATCGCCGTCGTCGTCTCGGCGTTCGGAGACATCGTCGTCCCGGTCGCGTTGATGAACATCTTCGGCATCGAACTCTCGCTCGGGACGGTGGCCGCGCTGTTGATGCTGATCGGGTATAGCGTCGACTCGGACATCCTCCTCAACAACCACGTCCTCCGCCGTACCGGCGAGTTCTACGAGAGCGTCCAGGTGGCCATGCGGACGGGTGTCACGATGACCCTGACGTCGATCGCTGCGATGACGGTGATGGCCATCGTGGCGTACCTCTTTGGCATTCAGCTGATGAGTTCCATCGGCCTCATTCTCGTGTTCGGGCTCGCGACCGACCTGATGAACACGTACATGATGAACGTGACGCTGTTGCGCTGGTACAAATTCGAGGGGGTGGCCCGATGAGCGCGATTCGTGAGTACTGGCGTGTCACCGCACTCGTCGTGTTATTGCTGTTGAGTTCGGTCGCGCTGTTCGCCCCTGGACTCGGCGATACGGCGCCCGAGGGCCAGGCAGTCGAGGCCTCGGGAGCGTCGAACCTCGCGTACGGCCTCGACCTGTCCGGCGGGGCCCGCGTCCGGGCAACCGTGGACGGCGTCACCGCGACGGGGGTGAACGTGACCGCCGAGAATCAAGCGACGATCACGCGGGACGTCGCGGAGGAACTGGACCTCCGAATCGCCGACGTGCGGGCGCGGCCTGCCCGTGACGGCGGGACGGTCGAGGCTTTCGGTGATGTCACCGAATCCGAGCTCGCGACAGCCCTGGAGAGCGCGGGCTACCAATCCGAATCCGTTCGCAGCGGCGTCACCCAGACGACGCGGGACAACATCGTCGAAACCCTCCAGGCGAAGATCGACGCGAGCGGCTTTGCCGCCGCCAACGTCCAGGACGTCCAGGCGCAGACCGGCGAGGGGACCCATTACATCGTCGTCGAAGCCGCCAACCGGAACGTCTCGGAGGTGAGTACCCTCATGACGAGCCGGGGGGTGGTCACCATCCTGGCCAACTATCCCAGCGACGGCGAGCAGGTCAACGAGACCGTACTCACCCAGGAGCAGCTTCGTGATGGGCAGATCGGTGTGCCCACGACGACTCAGGACGGCCGGCCGGCCGTCCCAATCACGCTCTCCGATGATGTCGCCCAACAGTACGCCGAAGACATGGTCGAGTACGGCTTCGCGGACGGAGCGGCAGCGAGCAGTTGTGAGTACGAAAACGGCACGGCCGCAGACGGCAGCTACTGCCTGTTGACGGTCCGTGACGGCGAGGTGGTCTACTCCGCCGGCGTCCGGCATAGCCTCGGCCAGTCGTTCGCCAACGGCGAGTTCGTCAAGGATCCGAGTTTCATCATCACCGCAACGAGCATGCAGGAGGCCCGTCAGCTCAGCGTCGATCTGAACGCTGGCTCGCTACCCGCACCGCTCACGGTCGAGGACACGTTCTTCATGGCGCCGAGCATGGGCTCGCAGTTCAAGATCTACTCGCTCATCACGGGGATTATGGCCGTATTCGCGGTCTCCGGTGCCGTGTTCTTCCGCTATCGTGAGCCGCGGATCGCCCTGCCGATGATCGTCACCGCGCTTTCGGAGGTGTACATCCTGCTGGGCTTCGCCGCGTCGGTCGGTCTGGCGCTCGACCTCTCGCACATCGCGGGGTTGATTGCCGTCGTCGGGACGGGGGTGGACGACCTCGTCATCATTGCCGACGAGGTGATGGCCGAAGAGGTTTCCTCCAGACGGGTCTTCCAGAGCCGCTTCCGCAAGGCGTTCTGGGTCATCGGCGCGGCCGCCGTGACGACCATCATCGCGATGGGGCCGCTGGCCGTGCTCAGCCTCGGCGACCTCCGCGGGTTCGCCATCATCACCATCCTGGGTGTCCTCGTCGGGGTACTGGTCACTCGACCGGCGTACGGTGACATCCTCCGGCGGCTGCTCACCGTGGATCACTGATCCGGCCGCGGACGACTCTTTATCTA is a genomic window of Halanaeroarchaeum sulfurireducens containing:
- a CDS encoding DUF5812 family protein; its protein translation is MSEKTGTFLVTAADADSVVLSDVTDGQVHTLAENPGLEREQVVEATIAVVQPMEAVWTVEDLRETRDVEVAVSDERPTKASRDLAATMEDGDLETRERAGSGVIHVIVVPENLTETAVEDVLDDEGTLRFAARHAARRVEIRSEPGVVTVRYLP
- a CDS encoding metal-dependent hydrolase, with the translated sequence MMATTHVLTGVALAAAAASAVPEVSVVAVGAAAAGGLFPDLDLYAGHRKTLHYPIFFAIASLIAVAIATVEPTTLTVAGALFLAAAALHSIMDAFGGGLELRPWLGTSDRAVYSHFHRQWIPPRRWIRYDGAPEDLALATVMAVPALSTFDGPVALGVVALLLVSAGYVLVRKPMVRIAEWLVARLPTSVRTYIPARFVDDLQ
- the secF gene encoding protein translocase subunit SecF is translated as MSKLEVPDFDQSRYSNRQLAGPPVAVIVLALLVIGATFAMTGTPVALDTEFTGGTELRVVAPDAGTAVDEPFSAEIQSVQPVQTEENTYIVTFDNTVDPETQKQLAEDAGFEVPMSSSTSPTFGQSTQRMALIGVGIAFLGMSLVVFGLFRTFVPSIAVVVSAFGDIVVPVALMNIFGIELSLGTVAALLMLIGYSVDSDILLNNHVLRRTGEFYESVQVAMRTGVTMTLTSIAAMTVMAIVAYLFGIQLMSSIGLILVFGLATDLMNTYMMNVTLLRWYKFEGVAR
- a CDS encoding preprotein translocase subunit SecD encodes the protein MSAIREYWRVTALVVLLLLSSVALFAPGLGDTAPEGQAVEASGASNLAYGLDLSGGARVRATVDGVTATGVNVTAENQATITRDVAEELDLRIADVRARPARDGGTVEAFGDVTESELATALESAGYQSESVRSGVTQTTRDNIVETLQAKIDASGFAAANVQDVQAQTGEGTHYIVVEAANRNVSEVSTLMTSRGVVTILANYPSDGEQVNETVLTQEQLRDGQIGVPTTTQDGRPAVPITLSDDVAQQYAEDMVEYGFADGAAASSCEYENGTAADGSYCLLTVRDGEVVYSAGVRHSLGQSFANGEFVKDPSFIITATSMQEARQLSVDLNAGSLPAPLTVEDTFFMAPSMGSQFKIYSLITGIMAVFAVSGAVFFRYREPRIALPMIVTALSEVYILLGFAASVGLALDLSHIAGLIAVVGTGVDDLVIIADEVMAEEVSSRRVFQSRFRKAFWVIGAAAVTTIIAMGPLAVLSLGDLRGFAIITILGVLVGVLVTRPAYGDILRRLLTVDH